One part of the [Synechococcus] sp. NIES-970 genome encodes these proteins:
- a CDS encoding hypothetical protein (conserved hypothetical PEP-utilizing protein): protein MTFTQLWGCLLIMTAMPLLGAFVSLPQGRNHASRQLIWDMLLGLGAIALTRYFFPPHSPWELITLLALTMGRYWRRQEISLGLVWGGLLLHDWQITLTTSFIGVISLTLFRQVYLGTWAVLALVFVALGLRHGTAPGYWGAAIALGGVLGWLSQRAGSQRQLWQLFQPEYGFLNLDQPLMAAKVGQDAATLSQLKALGYPVLPGWILRPGDDLQRFLTFLEPKGDRPYMVRLSSEKPALTFHIPTESLRTSAELEAALVNGFSNADLGRQALLIQAQPSVLWSGITYSRPPLPYSRQDPLTEVARDFITPLVIGEGRFPIFYGLADPQPLGEVSAPEQPPQTLLRDVAQLSRQLEKHQGSPQAMEWCFTGEQLWILRVRPVYHLHPVWTREWIGSLLPQPLSPLSASLLETIVPGAIASLYTALWEGQENPRNITFISHHRGYSYLNRSFWERLWHRKNFNVADLQSRTGLMGLMLRHPMLCYRYLRWDWQWYGEFQGIVHRFCYPLLKTLKMIDSHPTALGLADRVHSVEQITDILELLLGFWLRGEVILWRKRLTSGLPNFLPPLPPRVQTLNQLAVDIRAQLKAEGKVGRGHREPLTRAALFAQLAELPDGDRFFERLDQWIADYSDGAALPWELAQKRWRENTGAVRQWLTDLVNQPRTAISPVALSAAQRQLQQTHLQQEEVASFYEMFLAQLRQHLLAIAQMWQKQGYLEQPDDIFWLKLSEVKTLTTDPGSQDFSQLQLKIQYRRSQLSLDQEQGAPPDIIYGQLKTKTDVSSSCSLQKLQGQAVSSGAVIGQVRFCPQGQLSTGWSANDILVTSYIHEGDLAMLPQVGGIITTQGGVLSQGASLARQHHIPMVANVAVAFDSLQPGQWVRLDGRLGQVELLDPGALSTDAN from the coding sequence ATGACTTTTACTCAACTCTGGGGTTGCCTGTTGATCATGACGGCCATGCCGCTTTTGGGAGCCTTTGTTTCGCTCCCCCAAGGGCGTAACCATGCCAGTCGACAACTCATTTGGGATATGCTGCTGGGGTTGGGGGCGATCGCCCTGACGCGATATTTTTTCCCGCCCCATTCCCCCTGGGAGCTCATCACCCTGTTGGCTCTGACCATGGGCCGCTACTGGCGAAGACAAGAAATCTCCTTGGGGCTAGTTTGGGGGGGTCTGCTACTCCACGATTGGCAGATAACCTTGACTACCAGTTTTATTGGTGTGATCAGTCTGACGCTCTTTCGTCAGGTTTATTTGGGGACTTGGGCTGTTTTGGCTTTAGTTTTTGTGGCCTTGGGATTGCGCCATGGCACAGCACCAGGTTATTGGGGGGCAGCGATCGCCCTCGGAGGGGTCTTAGGGTGGTTGAGCCAACGCGCAGGGAGCCAGCGGCAACTGTGGCAACTGTTCCAACCCGAATATGGTTTTCTGAATCTCGATCAACCCCTGATGGCGGCTAAGGTGGGCCAAGATGCAGCGACCCTCAGCCAGCTCAAGGCCCTGGGTTACCCCGTTTTACCAGGCTGGATACTCAGGCCAGGGGACGATCTCCAGCGTTTTTTGACTTTCCTCGAACCTAAGGGCGATCGCCCCTATATGGTGCGTCTGTCCAGTGAGAAGCCGGCCCTTACTTTTCATATTCCTACGGAATCTCTGAGGACCTCAGCGGAACTTGAAGCGGCTTTGGTCAATGGGTTTAGCAATGCCGATCTAGGACGGCAAGCTCTCCTCATCCAAGCCCAACCATCGGTGTTATGGTCTGGTATTACCTATAGCCGTCCCCCTTTACCCTACAGTCGCCAAGATCCACTGACAGAAGTGGCCCGGGATTTTATTACCCCCCTGGTGATCGGAGAAGGGCGATTTCCAATTTTCTATGGCCTAGCTGATCCCCAGCCCCTCGGGGAAGTGTCTGCTCCGGAACAGCCACCCCAAACTCTTCTCCGGGACGTGGCCCAACTCAGTCGCCAACTGGAAAAGCACCAAGGGAGTCCCCAAGCGATGGAATGGTGTTTCACGGGGGAACAATTGTGGATTTTGCGGGTGCGGCCTGTCTATCACCTCCACCCAGTGTGGACGAGGGAATGGATCGGGAGCCTCTTACCCCAACCCCTATCCCCCCTCAGTGCGTCTCTACTGGAGACTATCGTCCCCGGGGCGATCGCCTCCCTCTACACGGCCCTGTGGGAAGGCCAGGAAAACCCCCGCAATATTACTTTCATCTCCCATCACCGAGGTTACAGTTACCTCAACCGCAGCTTTTGGGAGCGTCTCTGGCACCGCAAAAACTTCAATGTCGCTGATTTACAATCGCGAACTGGGTTAATGGGGCTCATGCTCCGCCATCCGATGCTTTGCTATCGCTATCTCCGTTGGGACTGGCAGTGGTATGGGGAATTTCAGGGGATAGTCCATCGGTTTTGCTATCCTCTTTTGAAAACCCTCAAAATGATCGATAGTCACCCAACGGCCTTGGGATTGGCTGACCGCGTCCATAGCGTAGAACAAATCACTGATATCCTGGAGCTGCTTTTGGGCTTTTGGTTACGGGGTGAAGTGATCCTCTGGCGCAAAAGGCTGACCAGTGGTTTACCAAACTTTCTGCCGCCCCTCCCCCCCCGTGTACAAACGCTCAATCAGTTGGCTGTGGATATTCGGGCTCAACTCAAGGCAGAGGGAAAGGTGGGCCGGGGGCACCGGGAACCCTTGACCCGGGCCGCCCTATTCGCGCAATTGGCAGAACTCCCCGATGGCGATCGCTTTTTTGAGCGCTTAGACCAATGGATCGCAGACTATAGCGACGGGGCTGCCTTACCCTGGGAACTGGCCCAAAAGCGCTGGCGAGAAAATACGGGGGCCGTACGACAGTGGTTAACAGATTTGGTCAATCAGCCAAGAACCGCCATTTCTCCGGTGGCCCTCAGTGCTGCCCAACGGCAACTCCAGCAGACCCATTTGCAACAAGAGGAAGTGGCGAGCTTTTACGAAATGTTTTTGGCCCAATTGCGCCAGCATCTGTTGGCGATCGCCCAAATGTGGCAAAAGCAGGGTTATTTAGAACAACCTGACGATATTTTTTGGCTGAAACTATCTGAGGTGAAGACCTTAACGACAGATCCTGGTTCCCAAGATTTTTCGCAACTGCAACTGAAAATTCAATATCGGCGATCACAGCTCAGTTTAGACCAAGAACAGGGGGCCCCACCGGACATTATCTACGGTCAACTGAAGACAAAAACCGATGTCTCCAGTAGTTGTTCTCTCCAAAAACTCCAAGGCCAGGCGGTCAGTAGTGGGGCGGTGATTGGTCAGGTACGTTTCTGTCCCCAGGGGCAACTATCAACTGGGTGGAGTGCCAATGATATCCTCGTAACTTCCTATATCCACGAAGGTGACCTGGCGATGCTTCCCCAAGTGGGGGGAATTATTACAACCCAGGGAGGGGTTCTTTCCCAGGGAGCCAGTTTAGCCCGCCAGCACCACATCCCAATGGTGGCTAATGTTGCAGTGGCTTTTGATAGTTTGCAGCCGGGTCAGTGGGTGCGCCTCGATGGGCGTCTCGGCCAAGTGGAATTACTAGATCCGGGGGCGCTCTCAACGGATGCAAATTAG
- the kaiC gene encoding circadian clock protein KaiC gives MNQPISPNNGAIKGVQKIRTLIEGLDEISHGGLPSGRTTLVSGTSGTGKTLLAIQFLYHGIKHFDYPGLFVTFEESPRDIIQNAHSFGWDLQSLVDEGKLFILDASPDPDGQEVVGNFDLSALIERIQYAIRKYNARLVSIDSVTAVFQQYDAAPVVRREIFRLVARLKHLAVTSIMTTERLDEYGPVARFGVEEFVSDNVIILRNVLEGERRRRTIEILKLRGTTHMKGEYPFTITNDGINIFPLGAMRLTQRSSNARISSGVETLDKMCGGGFFKDSIILATGATGTGKTLLVSKFLEEGCRRGERAILFAYEESRAQLSRNASSWGIDFEEMERKGLLKLLCSYPESAGLEDHLQMIKSEISEFKPSRIAIDSLSALARGVTNNAFRQFVIGVTGYAKQEEITGFFTNTTDQFMGAHSITESHISTITDTILMLQYVEIRGEMSRAINVFKMRGSWHDKGIREYTISEGGAAIKDSFRNYERIISGSPTRIAVDEKSELSRIMRGVQDKTLPE, from the coding sequence ATGAATCAGCCTATTTCCCCCAATAACGGCGCCATTAAAGGCGTCCAGAAAATTCGTACCCTCATCGAAGGTCTTGATGAGATTAGTCATGGTGGTTTACCCTCTGGCAGAACAACTCTGGTCAGTGGGACATCAGGCACAGGGAAAACCTTATTGGCGATTCAATTTCTCTACCATGGCATTAAACACTTTGATTACCCAGGGCTGTTTGTCACCTTTGAGGAATCCCCCCGAGACATTATCCAGAATGCCCATAGCTTTGGCTGGGATCTCCAGAGCCTGGTGGATGAAGGCAAGCTTTTTATCCTTGATGCATCTCCCGATCCCGATGGCCAAGAAGTAGTAGGAAACTTTGATCTTTCAGCCTTGATTGAGCGGATCCAGTATGCAATCCGTAAATATAATGCGCGACTGGTATCGATTGATTCTGTGACAGCGGTTTTCCAGCAATACGATGCAGCACCAGTGGTGCGCCGGGAAATTTTTCGCTTAGTTGCTCGGCTCAAACATTTAGCAGTGACTTCGATCATGACCACCGAAAGGTTAGATGAATATGGCCCGGTGGCTCGCTTTGGAGTCGAAGAATTTGTTTCAGATAATGTCATCATTCTACGAAACGTGCTGGAAGGAGAACGACGACGGCGGACTATCGAAATTCTCAAGCTCCGGGGAACAACCCACATGAAAGGAGAATATCCTTTTACGATCACCAACGATGGGATCAATATTTTCCCACTGGGGGCGATGCGTCTCACCCAGCGTTCTTCCAACGCACGGATTTCTTCCGGTGTGGAAACTCTCGACAAAATGTGTGGTGGTGGCTTCTTTAAAGACTCAATCATTCTGGCAACGGGGGCCACGGGGACAGGCAAGACATTGCTGGTTAGTAAGTTCCTGGAAGAAGGCTGTCGGCGCGGCGAACGGGCGATTTTATTCGCCTATGAAGAGTCCCGGGCTCAGTTGTCACGAAATGCCTCTTCCTGGGGAATTGACTTTGAAGAAATGGAGCGCAAAGGGCTGTTGAAGTTGCTCTGCTCCTACCCAGAATCAGCGGGTCTGGAGGATCATTTGCAGATGATCAAATCAGAAATTTCAGAGTTTAAACCTTCTCGGATTGCGATCGATTCTCTATCGGCGTTAGCGCGGGGAGTGACGAATAACGCGTTCCGTCAGTTTGTAATTGGCGTGACAGGTTATGCGAAACAGGAAGAAATCACAGGTTTCTTTACGAATACAACGGACCAATTTATGGGGGCTCACTCGATTACGGAGTCCCATATTTCGACAATTACAGACACAATTTTGATGCTGCAGTATGTGGAAATTCGTGGCGAGATGTCCCGGGCAATCAACGTCTTCAAGATGAGGGGCTCTTGGCACGATAAGGGAATTCGAGAATACACCATCAGTGAGGGAGGGGCCGCGATTAAGGATTCCTTCCGTAACTATGAACGGATTATTAGCGGTTCACCGACACGAATTGCAGTGGACGAGAAGTCGGAACTGTCACGGATTATGCGGGGTGTTCAGGATAAAACTTTGCCAGAATAG
- a CDS encoding Dolichyl-phosphate-mannose-protein mannosyltransferase family protein has translation MSRFDSVRRWYQTYEKFPKTTGIISAIALGLLGGLAFFFRLGSIGLIDETEPMFADAARRMLLTGDWITPYYNGETRFDKPPLVYWLMAIAYKIVGVNAWGARLPSAFAALGLMILLFILLRKFGFGTIAAAADPTSPKSQRQLWLAAWIGSSLVALNLQTIVWARQGVADMLLNGCFSGGLICFFYGYGSGGKAINRWLPNSWYIAAYVLLACAVLAKGPVGIVVPGMVILVFLLYLGKFREVFTEAKPLMGTIIFLAIAAPWFVLVTLRNGQAYIDSFFGYHNVERFTGVVNGHNAPWYFYFLVVLIGFLPWSVYLPGAIARLQLHRPSLWRQAPREAHLALFAGVWFWVVFIFFTIAVTKLPSYTIPLLPAAAILVALFSSYGIETPQRLSKGFLGSAIANVVFGLILSGFMLYSPRVIGDDPAAPDLAATFAQSNLAWWGFGIWLVGSLMLIAMVQRRSPLGIYLSNSVIMVALIALVLLPVGALIDQERQSGLREIAHLITTDQRPNEAIAMVGFEKPSLVFYSGQDIHFINPDQEDGIAAINAIATEANPSFLLITGADTLGELPLADKTVETLLERKPYQLLRVERQ, from the coding sequence ATGTCGCGCTTTGACTCTGTCCGCCGTTGGTATCAAACCTACGAAAAATTCCCGAAAACGACGGGGATCATCTCGGCGATCGCCCTAGGTTTGCTGGGGGGCTTGGCTTTTTTCTTTCGTTTAGGCAGCATTGGTCTCATCGATGAGACGGAGCCGATGTTTGCAGATGCGGCCCGGCGAATGCTACTCACGGGGGATTGGATTACTCCCTATTACAATGGCGAAACCCGCTTCGATAAGCCGCCCTTAGTGTATTGGTTGATGGCGATCGCCTACAAAATTGTGGGTGTCAATGCCTGGGGAGCTAGATTACCGTCTGCTTTCGCCGCCTTAGGGCTCATGATCCTGCTGTTTATTTTGTTGCGTAAATTTGGCTTCGGTACCATCGCAGCGGCAGCTGATCCCACTAGCCCGAAAAGTCAGCGTCAACTATGGTTAGCCGCTTGGATCGGTAGCAGTCTTGTCGCCCTAAATCTCCAGACCATTGTTTGGGCAAGACAGGGGGTTGCCGATATGCTGCTCAATGGCTGTTTTAGTGGTGGCCTCATTTGTTTTTTCTATGGTTATGGCAGTGGTGGCAAGGCGATCAATCGTTGGCTACCCAATAGTTGGTATATTGCTGCCTACGTTTTATTGGCCTGTGCGGTGCTAGCAAAAGGACCCGTGGGGATCGTTGTGCCGGGAATGGTTATCTTGGTTTTTCTCCTCTATCTCGGTAAATTTCGAGAAGTGTTCACGGAGGCTAAACCCCTGATGGGCACAATTATTTTTTTGGCGATCGCTGCCCCTTGGTTTGTTTTAGTGACCCTCCGCAACGGCCAGGCTTATATTGATAGCTTTTTTGGCTACCACAATGTAGAACGCTTTACGGGGGTTGTGAATGGTCATAATGCCCCTTGGTACTTTTATTTTTTGGTGGTTTTAATCGGCTTTTTGCCCTGGTCCGTATATTTGCCAGGGGCGATCGCCAGACTCCAGCTCCATCGCCCCTCCCTCTGGCGTCAAGCTCCCCGGGAAGCACACCTGGCTCTCTTTGCCGGTGTTTGGTTTTGGGTGGTATTTATATTTTTCACAATCGCTGTGACCAAGTTGCCCAGCTATACCATTCCTTTACTCCCAGCGGCGGCGATTTTAGTGGCTCTTTTTAGTAGCTATGGGATTGAAACCCCCCAACGGTTGTCGAAAGGATTTTTGGGGAGTGCGATCGCTAATGTGGTGTTTGGCCTCATTTTAAGCGGCTTTATGCTCTATAGCCCCCGGGTGATCGGCGATGATCCCGCTGCCCCTGACCTTGCTGCAACCTTTGCCCAGTCAAACTTAGCTTGGTGGGGATTTGGCATTTGGCTCGTGGGCAGTCTCATGCTGATTGCCATGGTACAGCGACGATCGCCCTTGGGCATTTATCTAAGCAATAGTGTGATTATGGTGGCGCTGATTGCCCTAGTATTGCTCCCTGTTGGCGCCTTAATTGACCAAGAACGCCAAAGTGGTCTAAGGGAGATCGCCCATCTGATCACCACCGATCAACGTCCCAATGAGGCGATCGCCATGGTCGGCTTTGAAAAACCGAGTCTCGTCTTTTACAGTGGTCAGGATATTCATTTTATCAATCCCGATCAAGAAGACGGAATCGCCGCCATCAATGCCATTGCAACCGAGGCGAATCCTTCTTTTTTGCTGATTACTGGCGCTGATACCCTAGGTGAACTTCCCCTCGCCGATAAAACCGTAGAGACCCTCCTTGAAAGGAAGCCTTACCAGCTGTTGCGGGTAGAGCGACAATAA
- the thrC-II gene encoding threonine synthase-II, producing the protein MTQATLDTAVASLDTANFTALACKECGAEYEPKALHVCEFCFGPLEVKYDYDKIASKVSRASIEAGPKSIWRYKEFLPVAGEPIDVGTGFTPLLKANRLARRLGLKELYIKNDAVNMPTLSFKDRVVSVALTRARELGFSTVSCASTGNLANSTAAIAAHAGLDCCVFIPSDLEAGKVLGTLIYNPILMAVHGNYDQVNRLCSEVANSHGWGFVNINLRPYYSEGSKTLGYEVIEQLGWELPDHVVAPLASGSLFTKIYKGFNEFVKVGLVEDKAVRFSGAQAEGCSPISQAYKEGRDFITPVKPNTIAKSIAIGNPADGVYAVEIANKTNGNIEDVNDTEIVEGIKLLAETEGIFTETAGGTTIAVLKKLVEAGKINPDEKTVVYITGNGLKTQEAVQNAAGEPLTIEANLEAFEQALERARTLERLEWQQTLV; encoded by the coding sequence ATGACTCAAGCAACCCTTGATACTGCCGTCGCCTCCCTCGACACCGCCAACTTCACCGCCCTCGCCTGTAAGGAATGTGGCGCCGAGTACGAACCCAAAGCCCTCCATGTTTGTGAATTTTGCTTTGGCCCCCTCGAAGTGAAGTATGACTACGACAAAATCGCCAGCAAAGTAAGCCGCGCAAGCATCGAAGCTGGCCCCAAGTCTATCTGGCGCTACAAAGAATTTTTGCCCGTTGCTGGGGAGCCCATCGATGTGGGTACTGGTTTTACCCCCCTCCTCAAAGCAAATCGTTTGGCCCGTCGCCTCGGTCTCAAGGAGCTTTACATCAAAAATGATGCGGTCAATATGCCTACCTTGAGTTTCAAGGACCGGGTGGTATCCGTCGCATTGACCCGCGCCCGCGAATTGGGTTTTTCTACCGTTTCCTGTGCCAGTACTGGGAATTTGGCCAACTCCACAGCGGCGATCGCCGCCCATGCTGGCCTCGACTGTTGCGTTTTTATCCCCTCCGATCTCGAAGCCGGTAAAGTCCTCGGCACTTTGATCTACAACCCCATTTTGATGGCGGTTCACGGTAACTATGACCAAGTCAACCGTCTTTGTTCCGAAGTAGCGAATTCCCATGGTTGGGGCTTTGTGAATATCAACCTCCGCCCCTACTACTCCGAAGGTTCCAAGACCCTCGGCTACGAAGTGATCGAACAGCTTGGCTGGGAACTGCCTGACCATGTGGTTGCCCCCCTTGCCTCCGGTTCTTTGTTCACGAAGATCTACAAAGGTTTTAATGAATTCGTTAAAGTCGGTCTTGTGGAAGATAAAGCCGTTCGCTTCAGTGGCGCCCAGGCAGAAGGTTGTTCCCCCATTTCCCAAGCTTACAAAGAAGGCCGCGACTTCATCACCCCCGTTAAGCCCAACACGATCGCCAAATCCATTGCGATCGGCAACCCCGCTGACGGCGTTTACGCCGTGGAAATCGCCAACAAGACCAATGGCAACATCGAAGATGTCAATGACACCGAAATCGTCGAAGGGATCAAACTCCTCGCCGAAACCGAAGGCATCTTTACTGAAACCGCTGGCGGCACAACCATCGCTGTGTTGAAAAAACTGGTAGAAGCAGGCAAAATCAACCCCGATGAAAAAACAGTTGTCTACATTACAGGCAACGGTCTCAAGACCCAGGAAGCCGTCCAAAATGCCGCTGGTGAGCCCCTTACCATCGAGGCAAACCTCGAAGCCTTCGAGCAAGCCCTCGAACGAGCTCGCACCCTTGAGCGTCTAGAGTGGCAGCAAACTTTGGTATAG
- the kaiA gene encoding circadian clock protein KaiA, producing MPPGFQSGEIEAELSGDRYQVKHLDYNQEFLTFLESNKEKVDCLVVIQNTENYFYFESLVKDSILLPCVFLYPTKKVANFPGDETTQCYHSAEQYLEFTDLKHLPFSIDQAIAQFLHLAPSCALSDKPEDPRQSNPDKTHQAFLLLQQRRLAEKLRERLGYLGVYYKRNSKYFYRNLSAAEQQEFREQFAADYRDVVLNYFNGDLPTNQAIDQFVNQAFFADVSVSYILETHMQLMDEFSQQLKLEGRSEDILLDYRLTLIDIVAHLCEMYRRSIPREDLPFELLF from the coding sequence ATGCCTCCCGGGTTTCAATCCGGAGAAATCGAGGCTGAATTAAGCGGCGATCGCTACCAAGTGAAACACCTTGACTATAACCAAGAATTTTTAACTTTCCTAGAAAGTAATAAAGAGAAAGTTGATTGTCTAGTTGTTATTCAAAATACTGAAAATTATTTTTATTTTGAATCTTTAGTCAAGGACAGTATTCTCCTTCCCTGCGTCTTTCTTTACCCAACAAAAAAGGTTGCGAATTTCCCAGGGGATGAGACGACCCAATGCTACCATAGCGCTGAACAGTATTTGGAATTTACCGATCTGAAGCATTTGCCTTTCAGTATCGACCAGGCGATCGCCCAATTCCTTCACCTCGCCCCTAGTTGTGCCCTCAGCGATAAACCAGAGGATCCCCGCCAGAGCAATCCCGATAAAACCCACCAAGCCTTTTTACTGTTGCAGCAGCGCCGTCTTGCCGAAAAATTGCGAGAACGTCTCGGCTATTTAGGGGTCTACTACAAGCGCAACTCAAAATATTTTTACCGCAATCTTTCTGCCGCAGAACAACAGGAGTTTCGCGAACAATTTGCCGCTGACTATCGGGATGTGGTACTCAATTACTTCAATGGTGACCTGCCCACAAATCAAGCAATTGATCAATTTGTGAACCAAGCCTTTTTTGCGGATGTTTCAGTCTCATATATTCTTGAAACTCATATGCAATTAATGGATGAGTTTTCGCAGCAATTAAAATTAGAAGGTCGCAGTGAAGATATTCTCTTAGACTATCGCCTCACCCTAATTGATATTGTGGCGCATCTGTGCGAAATGTACCGCCGTTCTATCCCCCGTGAAGATTTACCTTTCGAACTTTTATTCTAG
- the grxC_1 gene encoding glutaredoxin, GrxC family yields the protein MAATVEIYTWSTCPFCIRAKHLLDKKQVKYTEYCIDGDRQARDVMTERANGRSSLPQIFINDQHIGGCDDIYALERQGSLDSLLV from the coding sequence ATGGCCGCAACCGTTGAAATCTACACTTGGAGCACTTGCCCTTTTTGTATCCGCGCCAAGCATCTCCTCGACAAAAAACAGGTGAAATACACTGAGTATTGTATTGATGGTGATCGCCAAGCACGGGATGTGATGACCGAACGGGCCAATGGTCGTAGTAGTCTCCCCCAGATTTTTATCAACGACCAACATATCGGCGGCTGTGATGACATTTACGCGCTAGAGCGCCAAGGTAGCTTGGATTCACTCTTGGTCT
- the kaiB_1 gene encoding circadian clock protein KaiB, whose protein sequence is MNRLKKTYVLKLYVAGNTPNSVRALKTLKNILETDFKGVYALKVIDVLQNPQLAEEDKILATPTLSKVLPPPVRKIIGDLSDREKVLIGLDLLYEEFLEREEEL, encoded by the coding sequence ATGAATCGTCTAAAGAAAACTTATGTTTTAAAGCTTTATGTGGCTGGCAACACTCCCAACTCTGTCCGGGCCCTCAAAACCTTAAAAAATATTTTAGAAACAGACTTTAAAGGCGTTTATGCCCTAAAAGTGATTGATGTCCTTCAAAACCCCCAGCTTGCTGAAGAGGACAAGATACTCGCAACCCCAACCCTTTCAAAGGTATTGCCCCCCCCTGTTCGTAAGATTATCGGCGATCTCTCAGATCGAGAAAAAGTTTTAATCGGTCTCGACCTCCTCTATGAGGAATTTTTAGAGCGAGAAGAGGAGCTTTAG
- a CDS encoding HPP family protein, translated as MSASPQRASIRLQKRSNIVILRRWRRKFYALQQSRKHQPSFSWQHISLSFLGSFIGISTLAYISLYSSYPLIAAPFGATAVLVFGVPDSPLAQPRNVIVGNVIGACSCVVLFHLFGDAPWVMGLAVAVTIKLMQLTRTVHPPSGAVALIGILSHASWQFILTPALCGSVMIVWLTVIFSRVVPGRPYPKHWL; from the coding sequence ATGTCAGCATCTCCCCAGCGGGCATCTATTCGACTGCAAAAACGCTCTAATATAGTGATTTTAAGACGTTGGCGACGCAAATTTTACGCGCTACAACAGAGTCGCAAACATCAGCCTAGCTTCTCTTGGCAGCACATTAGTTTGTCATTTTTGGGGAGTTTTATTGGAATTTCGACCCTCGCTTATATTTCGCTTTATAGTTCTTATCCTTTAATTGCTGCCCCTTTTGGGGCTACGGCAGTGCTGGTTTTCGGGGTGCCGGATAGTCCATTAGCTCAGCCTCGTAATGTGATTGTGGGCAATGTAATCGGGGCATGTAGTTGTGTGGTGTTATTTCATTTGTTTGGGGATGCTCCCTGGGTTATGGGTTTAGCGGTGGCCGTAACCATCAAGTTAATGCAACTCACCCGGACGGTGCACCCACCTTCGGGGGCGGTGGCATTAATTGGCATTTTGAGCCATGCTTCTTGGCAGTTTATTTTGACGCCTGCTTTGTGTGGTTCTGTAATGATTGTCTGGTTGACAGTCATTTTCAGTCGTGTCGTGCCAGGGCGCCCTTACCCGAAGCATTGGCTGTGA
- a CDS encoding ThiS family domain protein: protein MAIKVLVPTPLQKFTKDQPTVECSGSSIKELLDALETNCPGIKARLCDEQGNPRRFLNLYVNEEDIRFLDGVETALNDGDEVSIVPAVAGG from the coding sequence ATGGCAATTAAAGTTCTAGTCCCCACCCCGCTCCAAAAGTTTACGAAGGACCAACCTACCGTTGAATGTTCTGGTTCTTCTATTAAAGAATTGCTCGATGCCTTAGAAACAAACTGTCCCGGCATCAAAGCTCGCCTCTGTGATGAACAGGGTAACCCCCGGCGCTTTTTAAACCTCTATGTCAATGAAGAAGATATCCGCTTTCTTGACGGTGTTGAAACAGCTCTGAATGACGGTGATGAAGTCAGCATTGTCCCTGCCGTAGCAGGGGGCTGA